From one Solanum lycopersicum chromosome 12, SLM_r2.1 genomic stretch:
- the LOC138340717 gene encoding uncharacterized protein produces MSEIGKKARSSTKGGSLHTSGAQSQGSVRRKLEKELGRPITQAEAFKATHIRKKKNPEDPDVWVEPRAEVTYNRYLQALEDLQQTLPEENQDMPLTQEQDERVWLDLTCGPSRYGYAYGMPHKTFREFSSEFEGLNSSNHDESMKKNLAMEKKIVELSSQAEESRARERRLELQFAGLKAQFDALLASGGIPPCSGDVTFPPRPPQSQPTHYPIYGQQRNMTHESSDEESDEESDDYVENTVPH; encoded by the exons ATGAGTGAGATCGGTAAAAAGGCAAGATCATCTACTAAGGGTGGTTCTCTACACACAAGTGGGGCTCAAAGTCAAGGAAGTGTGAGGAGGAAATTG gaAAAGGAACTAGGAAGACCGATAACTCAAGCTGAGGCATTTAAGGCAACACAcattagaaagaagaaaaatcctGAAGATCCAGACGTGTGGGTTGAACCGCGAGCTGAAGTGACCTAT AATCGATATCTTCAAGCTTTGGAGGATTTACAACAAACTCTGCCTGAAGAAAATCAAGATATGCCACTTACTCAAGAACAGGATGAGAGAGTTTGGTTAGACTTGACTTGTGGGCCGAGTAGATATGGGTATGCATATGGAATGCCGCACAAAACCTTTCGTGAATTTTCTTCTGAGTTTGAAGGCCTAAATAGTTCAAATCATGATGaatcaatgaagaaaaatttgGCTATGGAGAAAAAGATTGTTGAGCTATCTAGCCAAGCCGAAGAATCACGGGCTAGGGAAAGGCGGTTGGAATTACAATTTGCGGGTCTTAAGGCTCAATTCGATGCATTACTTGCCTCAGGAGGGATTCCCCCTTGTTCTGGTGATGTCACTTTCCCTCCTCGACCTCCTCAATCTCAACCTACTCATTATCCAATATATGGTCAACAAAGAAATATGACCCATGAGAGTAGTGATGAAGAAAGTGACGAAGAAAGTGATGATTATGTGGAAAACACAGTACCACATTAG
- the LOC138340628 gene encoding uncharacterized protein produces MHWKYDPRFKQMSEIGKKARSSTKGGSLHTSGAQSQGSVRRKLEKELGRPITQAEAFKATHIRKKKNPEDPDVWVEPRAEVTYNRYLQALEDLQQTLPEENQGMPLTQEQDERVWLDLTCGPSRYGYAYGMPHKTFREFSSEFEGLNSSNHDESMKKNLAMEKKIVELSSQAEESRARERRLELQFAGLKAQFDALLASGGIPPCSGDVTFPPRPPQSQPTHYPIYGQQRNMTHESSDEESDEESDDYVENTVPH; encoded by the exons ATGCATTGGAAATATGATCCAAGATTTAAGCAGATGAGTGAGATCGGTAAAAAGGCAAGATCATCCACTAAGGGTGGTTCTCTACACACAAGTGGGGCTCAAAGTCAAGGAAGTGTGAGGAGGAAATTG gaAAAGGAACTAGGAAGACCGATAACTCAAGCTGAGGCATTTAAGGCAACACAcattagaaagaagaaaaatcctGAAGATCCAGACGTGTGGGTTGAACCGCGAGCTGAAGTGACCTAT AATCGATATCTTCAAGCTTTGGAGGATTTACAACAAACTCTGCCTGAAGAAAATCAAGGTATGCCACTTACTCAAGAACAGGATGAGAGAGTTTGGTTAGACTTGACTTGTGGGCCGAGTAGATATGGGTATGCATATGGAATGCCGCACAAAACCTTTCGTGAATTTTCTTCTGAGTTTGAAGGCCTAAATAGTTCAAATCATGATGaatcaatgaagaaaaatttgGCTATGGAGAAAAAGATTGTTGAGCTATCTAGCCAAGCCGAAGAATCACGGGCTAGGGAAAGGCGGTTGGAATTACAATTTGCGGGTCTTAAGGCTCAATTCGATGCATTACTTGCCTCAGGAGGGATTCCCCCTTGTTCTGGTGATGTCACTTTCCCTCCTCGACCTCCTCAATCTCAACCTACTCATTATCCAATATATGGTCAACAAAGAAATATGACCCATGAGAGTAGTGATGAAGAAAGTGACGAAGAAAGTGATGATTATGTGGAAAACACAGTACCACATTAG